From Oligoflexia bacterium, the proteins below share one genomic window:
- a CDS encoding transglycosylase SLT domain-containing protein produces MIKHFSFAYPYLLILHIFFIFTSFYRIQAQNILDKNLLLLPSFKETISKKNFTHLNTQEQQALYVFKAQSAFEQKNHATALQWTEKISNKGFFAPIKPYLKFKIYLQHCQELLNSPVLTQKTLKSFNKSHNSALQYIKYLNLALLPGLKQDIHNDLKQLMFHNYLHYFTQKDKLSIEHPYLLSNLDLNQEQQKTIEKLIQAQPNKKHRAHAQKLLQKDNFTQKPINITEKVSSKEDDASIIYFNQIAPGSNKKNIEHHLKLLSLYPNSQGAQKSLNAILTACKQNAKSTFLTLYYSKQTPLPFELFYKTGHILWNQTLYSYAQMAFEKALMLNAFHKDAHKASFYMARINEDQLKWDQAKQAYMQFVATYPSSDLYKRSIFKLGLISYILNQEEKSRRYLNTFYSLADSANEKGQALYWQLKLAQKFNQKNRVDSLKQALQKEAPLSFYAAKEKLWPDLFQSSNYSDSISPQSKLYSAYIWTLAGFKHLAIWELEKLSSLDYLDKEFINYLNLWHANQDHTTPVILAYRAIHSKSSPSPIDKRLISSVFPKQYSQQITSTAKNLNLSNELVLAIIKQESAFNPKAKSPAGAYGLMQLMPNTAKQFFKLIEQEKSFDEKFLYEPETNIKLGKLYLQKLIQDYDDNLIYIASNYNAGANPLKTWRSRWNSLDEDLFIEMIPYKETRNYVKLVLRNYYFYHFLNHKNIDK; encoded by the coding sequence ATGATTAAACATTTTAGTTTTGCATACCCTTACTTATTAATTTTACACATATTTTTTATCTTTACGAGTTTTTACCGCATCCAGGCACAAAATATTTTAGATAAAAATCTTCTACTTTTGCCTTCATTTAAGGAAACCATCAGCAAAAAAAACTTTACCCACCTTAATACTCAAGAACAACAGGCTTTGTACGTATTTAAAGCTCAATCAGCTTTTGAACAAAAAAATCATGCTACGGCTTTGCAATGGACAGAAAAAATATCCAATAAAGGTTTTTTTGCTCCTATCAAACCCTACCTAAAGTTTAAAATATATCTACAGCACTGCCAAGAACTTTTAAATAGCCCTGTATTAACTCAAAAAACCCTTAAATCCTTCAATAAGTCGCATAATAGCGCCTTGCAATACATTAAATATCTTAATTTGGCCTTACTACCTGGCCTAAAACAAGACATACACAATGATCTTAAACAATTGATGTTTCATAACTATCTGCATTACTTCACGCAAAAAGATAAGCTCAGTATTGAACACCCATATCTGCTCAGCAACCTAGATCTTAATCAAGAACAACAAAAAACCATAGAAAAGCTTATACAAGCTCAACCCAATAAAAAACATCGCGCTCATGCACAGAAACTTTTGCAAAAAGACAACTTCACACAAAAACCCATTAACATAACTGAAAAAGTTTCATCAAAAGAAGACGATGCCTCAATAATTTACTTCAATCAAATTGCCCCTGGATCAAACAAAAAAAATATTGAGCACCATTTAAAACTCTTAAGCTTGTATCCAAACAGTCAAGGTGCTCAAAAATCATTAAATGCAATTCTTACTGCTTGTAAACAAAATGCTAAAAGCACTTTTTTAACACTGTACTACAGTAAACAAACGCCTTTACCCTTTGAGTTATTTTATAAAACAGGACACATTTTATGGAACCAAACATTATATTCTTATGCACAAATGGCTTTTGAAAAAGCCCTCATGCTGAATGCTTTCCATAAAGATGCGCATAAAGCCAGCTTTTATATGGCAAGAATTAATGAAGACCAATTAAAATGGGATCAAGCTAAACAGGCATATATGCAGTTTGTTGCAACTTATCCTTCTTCTGACTTGTACAAACGATCTATCTTTAAACTTGGCTTAATCAGTTATATTTTAAACCAAGAAGAAAAATCTCGTAGATATCTCAATACTTTTTATAGTTTGGCAGACTCGGCCAATGAAAAAGGACAAGCTCTGTATTGGCAATTAAAACTAGCACAAAAGTTTAATCAAAAAAACCGTGTTGATTCACTTAAACAAGCTTTACAAAAAGAAGCTCCACTGTCTTTTTATGCTGCAAAAGAAAAGCTTTGGCCAGATTTATTCCAAAGTTCAAATTATTCAGACAGTATTTCTCCCCAATCAAAACTTTATTCAGCTTATATTTGGACCTTGGCCGGATTTAAACATTTAGCGATTTGGGAACTGGAAAAACTATCTTCATTAGACTATTTAGATAAAGAGTTTATTAATTATCTCAACCTTTGGCATGCCAACCAAGATCATACTACACCTGTTATTTTAGCTTATAGAGCAATTCACAGTAAATCTAGTCCTAGTCCCATAGATAAAAGATTGATTTCTAGTGTTTTTCCCAAACAATACAGTCAACAAATAACAAGCACAGCTAAAAATTTAAACTTATCCAATGAGCTTGTTTTGGCCATTATAAAACAAGAAAGTGCTTTTAATCCAAAAGCAAAAAGTCCTGCTGGGGCTTATGGTTTAATGCAACTCATGCCAAACACTGCAAAACAATTTTTTAAATTGATTGAGCAAGAAAAATCTTTTGATGAAAAGTTTTTATATGAACCTGAAACCAACATAAAACTAGGCAAATTATACCTTCAAAAATTAATTCAAGACTATGATGACAACTTGATCTACATCGCGTCAAATTATAATGCGGGCGCAAACCCTTTAAAAACTTGGCGTAGCCGCTGGAATAGCTTGGATGAAGATCTATTTATTGAAATGATCCCTTACAAAGAAACCCGCAACTACGTTAAGCTTGTTTTACGCAACTATTATTTTTATCATTTCTTAAACCATAAAAACATTGACAAATAA
- a CDS encoding tetratricopeptide repeat protein, which yields MARSKRKQFRDEIKAPDQFENFWDSIGGWFGEHKQKIIAIVALIILVAVGISYKKSLNDKHNVVAMDAFIELQAEIKTLDNPKDKVEKINQFIDQYKKADIVGMAYMYAGVENMNANKSDEAKKSFQLAKENLPENQKVLAMESLANLASKQGQLEEAQNIYKQILEMEKLPLKDYYTWNLIVLYKQNNKQEALNNLCANFSENYPESSFIDKVKIYCAQ from the coding sequence ATGGCAAGAAGTAAAAGAAAACAGTTTAGGGATGAGATTAAAGCTCCTGACCAATTTGAAAACTTTTGGGATTCAATTGGAGGATGGTTTGGAGAACATAAACAAAAAATCATAGCAATTGTTGCACTTATAATATTGGTTGCTGTGGGCATAAGTTACAAAAAATCATTGAATGATAAGCATAATGTTGTGGCTATGGATGCTTTTATTGAGCTTCAGGCTGAAATAAAAACTTTGGATAATCCTAAGGATAAGGTTGAAAAAATAAACCAGTTTATCGATCAATACAAAAAAGCAGATATTGTAGGTATGGCTTATATGTATGCTGGTGTTGAAAATATGAATGCTAACAAAAGTGATGAGGCAAAAAAATCTTTTCAATTGGCTAAAGAAAATTTGCCAGAAAATCAAAAGGTTTTGGCAATGGAGTCTTTGGCTAATTTGGCTTCTAAACAAGGGCAACTAGAAGAAGCGCAAAATATATACAAACAAATTTTGGAGATGGAGAAACTCCCACTAAAAGATTATTATACTTGGAACTTGATTGTGCTTTACAAACAAAACAACAAGCAAGAAGCGCTTAATAATTTATGTGCTAATTTTTCTGAGAATTATCCAGAGTCTTCATTTATTGATAAAGTGAAAATCTATTGTGCGCAATAA
- a CDS encoding succinylglutamate desuccinylase/aspartoacylase family protein, with product MMKFGKIKINKGERRKVFLDVGALYDYTNLSIPIEVIRGDKEGPVMFVSAAIHGDEINGVEIIKRLLHFLKNKKIKGTLIVVPVVNVFGFNLKSRYLPDRRDLNRSFPGSKKGSLAKRLAYVFMKQVVEKCTHGIDFHTGSVHRSNLPQIRACLDHEETKKLALLFKAPVVINSNLRDGSLRDAARKKNICMLLFEGGQALRFEEDVIKVGLKGCISVMRAIGMLPKLKKTILTKKNKDAFIAKGSFWVRAGRSGSFRAMKKLGDTVSPGETLAIVSDTFGENEFEIKIDESGIIIGISDLPLVNRGDAMFHVATFKNTKRVRKAIDRIDEIN from the coding sequence ATGATGAAGTTTGGAAAAATAAAAATTAATAAGGGTGAACGACGAAAAGTTTTTCTTGATGTTGGAGCATTGTATGATTACACAAATTTAAGTATTCCAATTGAAGTGATCCGTGGAGATAAAGAAGGCCCTGTTATGTTTGTTTCAGCAGCTATTCATGGCGATGAAATCAATGGAGTAGAGATTATAAAAAGACTTTTACATTTTTTGAAAAACAAAAAAATTAAAGGCACCTTAATTGTTGTCCCTGTGGTCAATGTATTTGGTTTTAACTTAAAATCACGTTATTTGCCTGATAGAAGAGATTTAAATAGAAGTTTCCCCGGTTCAAAAAAAGGCTCATTGGCTAAAAGGTTAGCCTATGTTTTTATGAAGCAGGTTGTAGAAAAATGTACGCATGGTATTGATTTTCACACGGGTAGTGTACACCGATCAAACTTACCACAGATTAGAGCTTGCCTTGATCATGAAGAAACCAAAAAGCTGGCTTTGTTATTTAAAGCTCCAGTGGTTATAAACTCAAACCTTAGAGATGGATCTTTAAGAGATGCAGCAAGAAAAAAGAATATCTGTATGTTGCTTTTTGAAGGCGGCCAAGCCTTAAGATTTGAAGAAGATGTAATTAAAGTAGGTTTAAAAGGTTGTATTTCAGTGATGAGAGCAATTGGAATGCTTCCAAAACTTAAAAAAACAATATTAACTAAAAAAAACAAAGATGCATTCATTGCTAAAGGTAGCTTTTGGGTTAGAGCCGGACGAAGCGGCTCTTTTAGAGCCATGAAAAAGTTAGGAGATACCGTATCACCAGGAGAAACTTTAGCTATTGTTTCAGATACTTTTGGTGAGAATGAGTTTGAAATTAAAATAGATGAGTCTGGAATTATTATTGGTATCAGTGATTTGCCGCTTGTTAATCGAGGGGATGCAATGTTTCACGTTGCAACATTTAAAAATACAAAAAGGGTTAGAAAAGCTATAGATCGTATTGATGAAATAAATTAA
- a CDS encoding PQQ-binding-like beta-propeller repeat protein produces MFKKTYILGLVLQMLFMQACTKAPLTLVKQKDVASGLKTGFKSNYLGLGSFVEHENFVFFALGPRKIAVYDLNKQRIVKRYKLAAQVDSAPYVKDELLFVATIKGQVYCINLKTKKIMWMSDIAEAAIGAVAGDDRFIYITTAQDSVLALDQSSGKQLWKYEKEFYEAKNMTGLWAAPIIDLKTKTGQFPLLDGRLIRLNLENGQVVGENTEFSESKNEGLSAHKQFNQYVYMSQYKSKAMLKNNESGDIVWETSNLGTYALPVLTQEHAYFPLWDGSVEKVNLNTGQVVWTSKVKTNSWLSMAKYNALLLLSDAKGNTYVLDSNEGKLLWTYKHRRNLIGHPVIYKNKVFLFTQEGAIYTLKLR; encoded by the coding sequence ATGTTTAAAAAAACTTACATTTTAGGCTTGGTGTTGCAGATGCTATTTATGCAGGCCTGTACAAAAGCACCGCTGACTTTAGTCAAACAAAAGGATGTTGCTTCCGGACTTAAAACCGGATTCAAAAGCAATTATTTGGGCTTAGGATCTTTTGTTGAGCATGAAAACTTTGTTTTTTTTGCGCTTGGCCCACGTAAAATAGCTGTTTACGATCTTAATAAACAAAGAATTGTTAAACGCTATAAATTAGCGGCACAAGTTGATAGTGCGCCATATGTAAAGGATGAGTTGTTATTTGTGGCAACCATTAAAGGTCAAGTTTATTGTATCAACCTTAAAACCAAAAAAATAATGTGGATGAGTGATATAGCGGAAGCTGCCATTGGTGCAGTTGCTGGTGATGATCGCTTTATTTATATAACAACAGCTCAAGATAGTGTTTTAGCATTGGATCAGTCCTCAGGAAAACAACTTTGGAAATACGAAAAAGAGTTTTATGAGGCCAAAAACATGACAGGATTGTGGGCGGCTCCAATCATTGATTTAAAAACAAAAACAGGTCAATTTCCACTTTTGGATGGTAGATTGATACGGCTTAATTTAGAAAATGGTCAGGTTGTGGGAGAAAACACCGAATTTTCTGAAAGTAAAAATGAAGGTTTATCCGCGCATAAACAATTTAATCAGTATGTTTATATGTCCCAATACAAGTCCAAGGCAATGTTAAAAAACAATGAATCTGGTGATATTGTCTGGGAAACCAGTAATTTAGGAACCTATGCGCTACCTGTATTGACTCAGGAGCATGCCTATTTCCCACTGTGGGACGGTAGTGTAGAAAAAGTAAACTTAAACACGGGTCAAGTTGTGTGGACATCCAAAGTTAAGACCAATTCTTGGTTGTCTATGGCAAAGTACAATGCTTTGCTGTTACTCTCAGATGCAAAAGGCAATACCTATGTGCTTGATAGCAATGAGGGTAAGCTTTTGTGGACATACAAGCACAGGAGAAATTTAATTGGTCATCCTGTAATTTATAAAAATAAAGTCTTTTTATTTACTCAAGAAGGTGCCATTTATACCCTAAAGCTAAGGTAA
- a CDS encoding HU family DNA-binding protein, with protein sequence MTKAELVEKVTKEVKHRELSKAAINEVSDAIFTVLSKGIKKDKRFTYPGFGTFTVRSRKARKGRNPQTGEAISIPASKTVGFKPSPDFKTSL encoded by the coding sequence ATGACAAAAGCTGAATTAGTTGAAAAAGTAACAAAAGAAGTTAAGCATAGAGAGCTTTCAAAAGCTGCTATCAATGAAGTATCTGACGCTATTTTTACAGTGCTTTCAAAAGGCATTAAAAAAGATAAAAGATTTACTTACCCAGGTTTTGGTACTTTTACAGTTAGATCAAGAAAAGCTAGAAAAGGTAGAAACCCTCAAACAGGTGAAGCTATCAGCATTCCTGCTAGCAAAACTGTAGGTTTTAAACCTTCACCAGACTTTAAAACTTCTTTATAA